The genomic region CATAAATAcagctttcagtatttttctttgctttttctaaacTCTATAAAGTAAGAAGTGGATACtgcttttaatggaaaaagtgaagaaaaagtaTGATTCTTGTAAGCTTACTTTTGAATGCTTGTTTACAGTAAGCATTTTGGTGTGTTACattcataatttgtttttatactttttttttctcttaaaaggcATTATAGCTGCAAATGTCTTCGTATTCTGTTTATGGAGGCTGCCTGGTATGCGACGCATTATGTTTACATATTTCACCTCAGATCCATCCTCCAGTAAGTGAACAGTAATTTGGGTGACTTTTCTACATTGGGATGTAATAGAGCCTCTGATCATACTACAGAAGCTTCAGATGGCACATGGCTTACTTGTAGCTCCATCACCCACAAGCAATCTCAATCTCAGTCATGCCCAAACACATTATTCTGTCTAAACAGGAAAtggctggaggggaaaaaagttagtAGTAACggatctgattttttaaaacaaagaaacaaaacactggtGCTTTTCTAAATACTGTAATGTCAAAACTGTTGCCTGCTACCTGGCCTTTTACTGCATTCAGTAGGATGCAGCTCCTGCCTTTGTAAAGGTGAAGAGGCACTTCTCCCAGTGATATCAACCCCTACTGCTTTCATGGACAGAATGCGAATCATGCCACTccttgggaaggaggaaaataaactgtACTATGTAATGCCATTCAAAAACTAGACTCAAATGCGATTTCCTCCACAACTCCCTCGTTCCCCTTAATGTTCTATGGGATGCAGATAGAACGGTCATCAGTCATATGCATGTGTGCTTTCATCAATGGACAAGCATTAGTCTGTATGTTATGCACAGAGTCCTTGTTTCAAAGCTGTGCTTTGGgtcacattaaaacaaaacaaaacacaaatttgGCTTTCACTGtgtgtgaaatgttttgaagagGTTAACTTAGGAAAGCAAGTTACTAGTATTTAATGGCACAACGATTGGCTTTCATTTCCAcagtagagaaaagaaaaggatgagaCAAACATGCGTTAGGAGAGTACTTTCTGCTatccttttaatttctgctgaaaaagtgGAAACTCAACCAATTCCCCACACAAAGCTAAAGATAGCTACTATCCAGATCTGAGCATCAGTCACCCCAAACACTcctattttaaataatgctgaCCTTCAAACCTGCTAATtggcttttttgcattttgaaggCTGCTGCTTCAGTGATTAGAGCTAGTAGCTTTTTGAAAAGAACACTAATTTTTGAGTCCATCTCtgtagcaaaataatttttataggTGCTCATATAATATGTTAAAAATCTTTCaccatatacatatataaataaaatctcttttatCCTTTCCAAAGCATAGGAGATGTGTCATAAGATAAATGTTTCAGGTGGAACGTTCCCCAGTAGGTAATTAAAACTTTCTAAAGTAGCTGTTTGTACAGCTTGCATATCTCTGGGGTATATGTTCTACCTTTCAAACAGTATTGCGTGGAATTTGATATTTGTTACATTTCTAGGTTTATTACATAGCTTGTATGTGAGAATTCTAAGCATAATTAGCCTATAGTATGTCTTGATAAATTTCTAGGCTGCATGACATAAGTTGaatcaatttaaaaaactgacttttttttttcattgtttttcgTAGGAGCCCTGTGTTCTCCCATGCTGCTATCTACGTTTAGTCACTTCTCTCTATTCCACATGGCAGcaaatatgtatgttttatgGAGTTTTTCCAGCAGCATTGTCTCTCTTTTGGGATGTGAGCAGTTCATTGCAGTGTATCTTTCTGCTGGTAatgttaaatatatatatatatatttacaacacttaaaaaatataaatatgtattcaTGGAAATAAAGTGTGTGCATGGTTAATAGATGTATGATGACAGATGGCCGGCCATTGTTCAGTCCCACACATTGCTCTATACTAACTGCAGTATTTATCTGCTGTCATACAGAATTTTGATGGGTTTAGGGTATTGGGCTTCAGAATATCATGACAATACAAGTATCTGGGTTTACTTCATGCTTAGCtaccaaaataaaatagctcTTAATACAGAGTAATGGAAGTTTCATGGGAAAAGATTACAGTTAATtcaagttaaaacaaacaaacaaacaaaccccccacaAAACAAAGCCTACCACACCACCTACACTAGCTTCTTTAGGAAGATGTTCAGATAACATTGTTGTACTTTCTGATGTTTATCTGTATTGCTGGCATTGTTTCCAATagtcatttttcctttctaggGGTTATCTCCACTTTTGTCAGTTACGTTGCCAAAATGGCCACTGGAAGGTTTGAACCATCCCTTGGAGCTGTAAGTATCTTGGAATATGGGAGACCTTATAACgatttctgaagtaattttcaaagCCTGCTGTATTCTTTAACCCACTTAAAAGCCAAGAATATATTTGGGATAATGGAAACTAGGAAGGTTTACCAAAACCAAGTAACCAGGCAGTGATTCCTGTGCAAGAACTTGCCTGTTCTTCAAATATGTTAACTCTCTCTTGCAGCAGCATAGAACTAATGCCAGTTAATGCTAACTGATTGTAAATGAGAACTTAACAGCAGGACCTCTTGTGACTGAGCAGATAGTTCAGTTCTGTaacttatttcagaaatgttatttcctAATTGTATATCAGTCTTCTCTAATTGAAAAGAGAATACTTTAGAAAGAGATAATGTAATCAGACAATCAAAATCAGCATGTGATACTAGTGGAAGTTGTAGGACATGCTGTGCAGGAAGGGCAGCACTCCTGCCAAAAGTCTCACAGTATGAAAGGTatgaggcaggcagaggaggtgTTGTGGTTGTCTGttctttacaagtatttttagtagtagaacattttaaaacacttaacTTGCTATAAGTTTGAGGTAAACCTAGCTGTTTCTCAAGTTTTAAAGGCTTCTTAACTtacttttctgaataattttcataaaagcCAAAAGTcagattcttatttttcaattggaatgaaaaaaaaaaatctgttgagcTGTCCTGAAGTTAGAATTTTTGGTAGTGCTGTCTATGTATTGTCCCTTTATCTTGTGAATAAACTATGTCTGGAGCAAGTTACTTTCCATTAGTCTTATTGATCTGAGTTTACTGAAATTGCCACACATTGCATTAGTTTACTGTATTCACAGCCTCTCCATTGAGATATTTCATGGATACAAAAGCCCATGGTCAATTTAGTACAGACTAGGGAATTGCTTGTTTCACTATCAAAAGATTTCTTGTCCCTGTCCAtctgttattttccttgttttggtACAAGCTTCAGAATGACTCCCTTCATCTGGAATGTCTGTGTTTGATTAATATATGTTAGATTTCTAGGgtttactggggaaaaaacacattaacaTAAATTGTTATCTTAAAAATTGAGGGGGTTATTTCTTAATTATGTAAGAGCATCTgaggggtattttttttccagtatttgtaATTTCAGatattgaaattaaataatggtctcttgttttatttttattctgaacttTGCTGTGGTGCTTTGTGCTTTGAGGTTTACCACAGggctgcatttgaaaataaaagccaaaaggaaaatgggttcacatgcagaaaaataagttttcccTTATGTAACGTCTCAGCTTACTTTCATGccttttaatgtatttacagTCAGGAGCTATAATGACTGTCCTTGCAGCCGTATGTACAAAGATGCCAGAAGCAAAACTAGCCATCATATTTCTTCCAATGTTCACATTTACAGCAGGAAACGTAAGTGCCTTTGAACTTCAAAGAAATCCTactcttaaaacattttccccaTACCTCTCCAGTATCTGAGCATGTGTCCCCTGCGTTTGTGTTTCTAAgctgttaaatttatttttaaagagaatacAGGTCATGGAAGTCCTGGAGATGGATTCTGAATTGTTGCAGCCTAACACGGTCATTGCACAAGTGTGCAGTGAATTTAGAATTATCCTAAATTCCATCATCCTCCATGGGTCTGTTTCAAATCTGATACTAAGAGGTaaaagaagttgggagggactCAGGTTCACCTATCTGAGGAAATATGCATACACATAGTGTTCTTTCTGATGGGTGATATTTTTATGGCAGCACTTGTTACAGGCTAATCTAATACTGATAcactctttttgaagaaaaatttatcaagatgggaaaaacagaatttcacttCTCAAGGGAAATAACATTCCAGCCCTAGAGGAATACCTGCCTCCTCATTTGGATACCATCTTTTGATACTTTTAAGAACACTGTTAGGCTTAGAAATAACCTACTGaggcttttcttcatttgtagtACTAGGACTcgggttttgtttcattaagtTCTTTTAAGCACATCCACTGCCCCATATAAGAAAAGCTTCTCATGTATATCTTGAGTTGTTTTAATAAGTTAATCATCCTTGGTCCACTACTTAAAGTTGTTTTACTGTTATACTTAAAGCAGTTAAGGTTTGTCATGTCAAGATCATGAGatctaatatttttttgtaagtgAAGCTTACAGATTTGAACAAGCGTTCTTAGATGTAGccttcacatttttcttgcacTTCTGCTTGAGTGGACCTGGGTTTTTTGCATGCTATCCTTTAACTGCatctttcttaaagaaaatggcCAGGGGAGAAATATTGGCAGAGCCACAGAGAGCGTTGCCCTGAGGAAGTGCTCATTGCAACAGTAAAATAAGAGCAACATTGGCTATTGCAGTATAAATGTTGGAATAATTTTAGCCCTACTATGGAATTGTATTTCTAAACTTTATGTACTCTTTTAGCCTACGTTACATATACTGTAATcggcttttaaaataaacaagccaATGTAGCAATATAGCTGGTATTCTAACACGTATGCTTAAGGAAAGAAATCCTACTTAAAGTAACATTTAATCCTAACATTAAATCTGTTGGACTTTTGGAGTGAGGCACTTAGTAAAATTTTGCATAATTACAGTTACGGTGGTTTGTGTCTCCTGAGGATGGCATACCATTGCTCATGCTGTTTCTGGCCATGGAGTTGTTCACTATCATCCTGGTTATCTACCTTCCAACAGATGTGTCATTTAGGAAAGTGTGATGATCAGTTTATGGCAGATAAGATGACAGGCATGTTGCCTCACATATTCCATCCACTAGAGGGTTGTGTTTGGGACAACAGATGCACTTAAATCTAAGCTGTGTCAGAATTGGTGAATGAGAATGTTGCAATTATGTATTTTGTGGTGTCTTTTGTACCATGTACTCTTTCAGgtaacttcctttctttttttcctgacctgaGTTTGTAATGCTTAGAAATGAAGATTGGAAGAGACTGAGTATTTGAAAAAGACACATTCCTACCCTACACTATTCTGTAGCTGCTCATGTCTATATTTTGACAGCACAGTACAGCTAAGGACTGagtctgttttaaaacttttttattaacaGTGATTGCTTTGATATAAAATTTACAGGATGTTTTTTGATCCCAAATTTTTGCTCTGTGCCAGAATAGGAAACTGTTATCAGTGGCCTTTATATGCTGTGACTGATCCTGTCCATCCATGTTCTGTTCCTTTCCAGGCTTTAAAAGCCATAATTGCATTTGATACTGCAGGGCTTGCTCTAGGCTGGAGACTTTTTGACCATGCTGCACATCTTGGGGGAGCTCTCTTTGGAATGTAAGTCAGTATTTACTAACTTCTGTttgcttcatattaaaattcatcctgtgattttttttcctcctcctcttgtctctgaagtgtggggtttttttggaaagttGTCTTAAGTAGCCTTGAAGACAACTCACTGTTACCCTTGTAGTGCTACAAAATTCTGTAGAAAATACTGTTAACAGATGCtttatgaaagcaaatgaaagaaattgagCTGAACTGCCTTAGAATGATAGATTAGATGTCAGATTGTCCTGTCACCGTAACCTGGGCTGGCTGtctctgtcctgctctcccCGGCACATTGAAGAGAGTCACAAGGCAGAAAAGATTCTCACAAAACACAGCATGgacaaattaaaataactttagaaTTCAACAGCTAAGAAAATTTCTTTGTCTCAGTGTTTTTCCTGTAATTGCCAATTTAGAGAGAGCTACAGAGTTAGTATAAGCTCAGGCCAAATTCCTTTGAGCAGCCTCTACTGCTGTTTCTCAGTGTGGCTGCATTGTCTTTGTGTGGAGCCTTCCTAATTGGAAAGAACTACTAGAAACCAGTTTGTAGGAAACAGTTCTGCATTGTTCCATGTTTGAACTACATTACCTAATGAGTTTTTCTCCTTCTACCTGATTGCAACGTTGTCTTAATTTGCACTCTTATTGCTaggaacatttttaaacattttatgtaGGCATTTTAAAAGCGTACCTGAGATTTAACTAGGACAGACAAAGAACAGGTGGAGGACACTTATTTTGGTGCACGAACTGGTTTGCCTTTGTTTGCGATTTCTTGGCTTTGGTGTCATAAGTTCTGTGCTGcacagtctccttttctccccttctctggCATCACAAATGCATTTGATGTAGTCTTGCTAATTCATAACTACTTTCTGCCATGGTGTATCTATATCAGCTTGTTCATTATAATGCAGATTCACTTATTATTAAAATAGGATAGCAGTTGCAGTAAAAATCTCTTGAGTTAACAAGTATCTTGCCTTCCTTGCCTACATGTTCTACCTGTATGTTCTACTCTGTGATCATTTTGGTCACTTCATCCTAAAACAGGGCCTCTATTTAGGACATATGTTGAATGGCCAAAGTATTTTCTATACATTGCCTCACAGACAATTGTCCAGTTTGGAAAGCCGCTATAGGCCAGTTCACCTAGCACTGGCTGATGGCTcatttaaaagtgcttttgttaTTTGGGACTCAGGTGTGAAGTTAGGCTTGTGGGAGAACCTTCAACCTATTTCCATATGGTTGCTTCCCCTCCTGCATCTCCTCTCTACCATAACCTCCCTTGCTTAATCACTATTGTTGATATTCATGTATCAGCATATATAGTTGTCTATGAATATAAATTGAGCTAGAACACTTCAATAGATTAAATCTTCATTTAGATGTTTATAGAAGAAAATTCACTTTGAATGGAATGTGGCTGTTCCTTATGGGGCAGTTGTATTTACATatgagaaaaacacttttaCTTGGTATTGTCAGTAAGGATTAGCACAAGCAACAGTACTGTTTTAAAAGTCTCTTAAATGGAAATAGTTTTTTGTatcctttttaaagagaaatcatGAGAGCATGAAATCAAAGGCATGAAAACAATTCATTTTCAGGACTGAGACAAGCAAGAACACAAAGTTAACTATTAGGAGTCAAGAGAACAAGGGGCTTAACTGCCACTGCCACTTTCTAAGAATGTTGttctttctgcctcagtttaTCTTGTCTCCTATACAGAGCAGTTGAGTGAGTTAATTTTAGTGATCAGCCTGTTTGTCAGAtacagagaaaagctgcagttaGTTttaagtaggtttttttttttttctcaggtgGTACGTGACTTATGGCCATGAGCTCATATGGAAGAACAGAGAACCACTGGTGAAAGCTTGGCATGAAATGAGAACAAAGACgacaggaaaaggaggaggtggaagaTCTAACTGATTCTAATCCTAGAGATTCCTTGTGCCCACGTGGTATATTACTTGAAGACACGGGATTGAATTGGTTTTGAAGGTTTTTTGCTACTCTACATTAAGCCTCTAAGGAGCTGAAGTTTCTAGTGTAAACTACAGTTACAAAAATGCATATCAATAGAAGATGAACTCTGGCAAAGGTGGAACAATAAAGGTTTTTATCCTATTGCTTTCTGAGGTAACAGTCtgtgttacattttttaaaggaggaataaaaaaaagctttccaatgAAGTCACCAAAAGCTCTGTccaaaaaacttcaaaatgggGTACAACTGGTTACTacttaggaaaagaaacatttttaaaaccaagttAATGGATCACACATCCCCCTAACGTCCACCAAACAACACTAGGTGCTTACCTAGAAGGCATGCTTTAGACAGATTGGACTCAACATAAGGCTAATGTAGTGAGGTTCAGTGGTCTTCGTTGTTGAAAAGATAAGCCAATGGTCTCTTTTGATCTTAAACTTGAAATACATGAAGCAATATTGGATTGTTTGCTAAAGCTTACATACTGGTTAATGGTCCAGTTTTATTCATCAGCTGTGGCTTATTCAACCTATGTATTTCATTTCTATCCGCTTCCAAGATGCTGTCACATCTTGTTAGATTTTACTGCAATGATATCTTTTTCATAATTACATGCAGTAGAATAATGACTTACACTGTGGGTTTGGATATTTTACCATGAGTTATGCTGCTTTGTAATATTCGTTCACTGCAttagttgtttttgtttttttttaaagttgtgcTGTATTGCTAGTTTCCTTTAAGGtttttctgagaattttaaaacagtaacatttGGTTCAGAGTGTGCCAGTTCTAGAAAAATAAGGAGCTTCAGTAAAAATAGATGAGGTGCCCAACATCAGCAACACTGTAACTGGAAGTAACTACTAAAGTAAACCTCAGGGTAGTACCATGACCGATGTTCCtattatacaaataaaaacaaagattgGTGCCTGTCCTGCGAGGATGACTACCAAACACCGTGCAAAGGGCTGAGGAGTCTGCCCAGCTACGAGCTGGTGGGTTCAAACCTTTAACTCTTCCCTGCAGGCTGAATTAGCCATTCCAGATGGACTGACTTGTCAAAGAACACATTGCATCTGTACGAAGCAACTTGTGCCTTTTTACTTTACAACAGTGCCttgcaaaaaatacatttcctgtAGGGATAAAGAATACATAATGCTAAATGGCACCAGTTGTAGTAAATGATGGAGTACAAAATTGCTGTAAACTCCCTTACTGCTACAGGCCAGTGCTCAAGTctaatttttctctcccttggaAAATGAGACACTTGAGGATTTGTTCCTTTAAGTGCCTGTCGacttaaacacttaaaaaatgaaagagctggAGTATCTAATATTCCTTTGCTCTGCTCCAGAAGCTTCCTGTTTGTCACTTCTCCTTTCCTACTTCTTTCTCTGATACTCGGGACTAAGCACGCCAGTTTTTAGGGCTTCAGCCACagtgcagccctgcctgcagcagagggCAGCCGAACATGCAGCAAGAggcactgctgccagcagcagccacctcccagAGAGGCGGGGAGAAGCCAGCCGCATCAGAAGATGGCCAGTGAACGAGCTTGTCATAAGGGAGTATTTCATGCCAAAGAAACTCAAAAGCCATAGCTCGCAATGTTTTGCATGTTGGTTTTACACCTATTTAACACTTGTCTTTTGTCTTTGTTggcttccttttattttttcaccctTCTCTTCCTTGTATTACCTCTTGTCCACTCAACAACTTATCTAGTCTCTTCAACACTTCTGTATTTGCTgagaggtttgggttttttttagaaatcctggctgaaagcagcagggagTAACATTGCAGGAAATGCAGCGTATAAACCCTGAAGGACATTATATTTTACAGCTCTAGAAGAATAAGCCAAGGTTACAATTAAGTTCTTTCACCGTAGTAGCCAGCGCCTACCTCAAAGTTTGGAAGTCATGTCCCTGTATCACTTGCAGAGACTGTGAGTCCCACTTGTGGTCTGTTAGACCTGCTAAGGCAGCGTTGTATTGTTGTACCCTTTCAGCTTACAGGAGGGGTGCAGATGAGCACAAAGACATTTGCAGGCTAACCCTTCAGAGGCAATGCCTGCACTTCAGCTGGATTCTCAGAGTTGCAGGGGCTCAAAGCTCCCGAAAAACCAGCCTGAAACTGCCAGAGAGGTTTGGAAGTCACTATCTTTTCAGTCAGTGGCTGTGGTTTGAGGGTCTCATGCCTAAGCTTCACCTTAACTTTAGGCCTAACAGCATTCACCCTTCTGAAGGCTGTTCAGTACCTGAGTCTCCCCCAGTTGTAGAAACCCTAGAGGTATTTAACATATGTAAAGTTGCACAAAAGCATTCATGTGGCCAAGCAGTGGATTTCATGTCACTTTGCACCTGTGCAGCATTGTCTGCCAAAGGTAAAGTATCTTCTCTGGtccaaaacaattttcaaactGCAATAGGAAAGTCAATACTCAAGTCAGTCAGACAAGGAATGGCCTGGAGTTATGACAGCTCACTAGAGTAAATAAGATACCTTTCTGGCAAGCAAATGCCCTTCTTGCAAAACCTGTCATCAGTATGTACCAGTATCTCAGTATTTAGTCACACCTTTGAATGGCAAAGAAATTAGAAGTacggggaaaaaaaccaaaccaccaagccaaaaaaaaaaaaaacccaaacccagaaaaaccaacaacaaaaagaactGACCACCTGGAACTAACCAcatggaaagactttttttcccccttttcaaAGAGCTTATTATtgtgaataaaaatacaatgtgGTAATTATGTGGACGCTTGGCAGAGACAGCAGCTAGTGTTTGTGTAAGAAAATAGCAATAAGTATAATGTCATGGTTAATCATGTAGAGACACAATCCTTCATCCCTTTTCAACGGCTGTAAGAAAGTCTGCTGTGGCCTTGCCATGTTTaaggaatattttgcttcagCGTAGTGATCTGCTCtattgaaatttcattttagtatTAGAACAAACTGTCCATTTTTTGAGCTTTCAGCCCCCATTCCTGGCAGCAacagctgttttgctttctgattgGATGGCGTGCCTTTGTCTTACTGTTGCAGtatttccctctccccctcaccccccttTTAATCATGATAAATCTCTTCTAAATGCAGACAACTTTTTAATCTCATCCAGCTTCTTCTGGTTTCCCTGTCTGAGAGAGCTTTTGTGCCAATTTCATCCTACAAGCTATGATGAGCAGCTGCTCAAAGCACTCCCTGATGCTGTAGGTGGGCTCCAAGACACGCAGTGCCAGAGCTGAACTCAGTACTAGGAAGTGGCAGgcacagggagagcagagaCATCTGATTTATTCTCCAATGTATTTTGCTAAGTCAGGCCTAGGAACAAGGATCAGAGCATCATTTGTACTGTGCCAGCGATAACAGATGATAAAGTGGATGTTCTGTTTTCTCGATGACTGTGAAAACCATTTCTCTTTACCAGGGTAAAGTGTTGTACATTTCACctaaatatgatttatttttaaaaattactatggAAAGCAGAGTAGttctagagaaaaaaagcagcagaaaattgAGAAATGTCTCCCTGCATATTCctaaaagtaaaattacatttgtagGTTTTCCAGGCAACAAATGAAATGTAGCATCCAATATCCTGTATGTTATTGACTCAAGACTTCTGTGCAAGACCAAACCATTGTTACCTGAAATTTCTGAGTCTCCTTGCCCTGACTgccccactgggtgggtgggtgtgcaTGCGAAAAATCAAAACTGCTAGGACAACAGGATCATCTGCAAAGGGATTTCTTGCTACCCCTTGATAACTGTGTTTCAAAGAGAGGCCAAACACTCAAGGAGAGGTTCTGCCTCCGTCCATACCCACTTTTCTAGCCCTTCTCCCCACCAGAAGCAGGTGCAAATCTGGACTGAGGTCTGAGGTGCTAATACGCTACAGATAGAAACTGCTCAGCTGAAATAAAGCAGTAAATCTCAGCTTTTTGGAGCTCCACTGCATAATTGATTTCTTATTAGATCTTATCAGATAACTACCTGTAACTAGGTTATTACATTCTAAAATGAGGTACCCGTCTAGTCAGCCTTTAAATAGATGATTTTCTAATAGGTGGCGTCTCAGTTTATCTGCATTCTTCACTTTTACAGCCTTATATTTCATAATTTGGTGACCCATTGGGAGATTCAGCTTATTCTGTAATAACACACTGAAAGGGGAATTGTGGAGGAGCATTATGGCTTGTAGCCACTTATTACATAAGATGTCAAATTTCAGAAGCCAGACTTAGCCCCGACGTAATTCTGTCAGCTTCAGTGGTTTGTGCCAGGACTGTTTGGTTTTGAAGCCGAATGTACAAAAGAAAAGCCGTAACTTCCAGTCTTTGGCAAACAGTAAACGATGTGGACCACATACTAAGATATGTTATAGACGCTTGGATTTTGTCAATAggtagtattttaaaagtgaagtgGTTAAACTCTTAATGTaaatgaagggggggggggggggataagaGAGGTGGGGGTTTTGTACACAGCTATTGGAAACTAACGTTGCAAAGCTGCTATTTGTCATCCAGATCACTTCTTCTGTAAACCTCAGGTTCCGCATACAGATGCTTTCTCTGATCATAAATGGTGACGGCTAACTTGAAATTATAATTAAGCGATACTACCCAGCTAGAGCAGAGCCGTATTCCTTGCTCGGCCGATGCCCGTGACCGGACATGCTGTGGCGCTTCCCGGGAGCAGAGCGAGGATCCTAACGCACGAAAATAGACATCCCGCCTCGCAGGCGCACGGAGAGGGGGAGAGCCGGTACCTCTCAGAGGGCACCCCGGCCCCgccacggcccggcccggctgccGCCGCATCGCAGCATCGCTCGGGAGCAGCCCaggcgggggccgggggaggcgcAGCTCGGCGCAGGGTCCGGGCTTTTCCCCGCGTCGCCGCCAGCCCCCGCAGGCACCGGCAGCTGCACGGAGCTCCGGCCGGCAGCCCGGGTCACGTGTG from Aquila chrysaetos chrysaetos chromosome 10, bAquChr1.4, whole genome shotgun sequence harbors:
- the PARL gene encoding presenilins-associated rhomboid-like protein, mitochondrial isoform X2, with the translated sequence MAWRCWARAWGPRPHRLTVLLEQRQGFRRARARPEEPPAAAAAEARPGPPPPRRSLCPPPPPTRAGRPSPRRLVKPLLFAVGFTGSAFGSAAIWQYESLKSRVQTYFEEARADWLDKIRPQKRGDFRKQVNSWWNNLTEGQRTVTGIIAANVFVFCLWRLPGMRRIMFTYFTSDPSSRALCSPMLLSTFSHFSLFHMAANMYVLWSFSSSIVSLLGCEQFIAVYLSAGVISTFVSYVAKMATGRFEPSLGASGAIMTVLAAVCTKMPEAKLAIIFLPMFTFTAGNALKAIIAFDTAGLALGWRLFDHAAHLGGALFGMWYVTYGHELIWKNREPLVKAWHEMRTKTTGKGGGGRSN